GCTGGAAGTGAATGAGCATAATGAAAAGACTATAGTCAACGAAATAATTCATAAAATTATCTCAGAAAATCTGGCAGTAGCCCTGATCTCAGATGCTGGTACGCCTCTTTTTGCTGATCCTGGGAATACCTTGATCCCTGTGGCATATCAGAGCGGGATCAGGATCATTCCAGTACCGGGAGCATCATCAATCATGGCTGCTTTAATGGCTGCCGGGATAACTTCTGCAAGTTTTTTATATTACGGATTTTTACCAGCTAACCGTCATAGCCGTGTGGGAGCTATTCGCAAACTTCCCAATGATCTGGATATAATTATACTTGAGGCCCCTTATAGATTGAAACCGGTGCTGGCAGATTTGAAGAAGCATTTAGGTGGTAAACGCCAGGCTGTACTTGCCTGGAAGCTTACTTATCCAGAGGAGCAGATCATTGAGAGTGATCTTGAGAATCTGGTGAAGATAGCAGAGCATCTGGGTAAAGGAGAATTTGTCCTTATTCTGAGGGCAAAGAGAAACCGATGAACGAGCAGATGGACATCTTTTCGGAAAAGCATAAACCTACCAATGTGCCTCTGGCAGAGCGCGTTCGCCCACTGTCATTAGCAGAAATCAAAGGGCAAAATAAATTACTGGAACCGGGTTCGCTATTGCGTACTATGATCGAGCAGGATAATTATTCCTCCTTCATTATGTGGGGACCTCCCGGGACGGGGAAAACAACTCTGGCTCGCCTGATCCAGAATCTAACTAAGAGCCGTTTTGTTTCATTTTCGGCAGTGCTATCCAGCATAAAAGACGTGAAAAATGTGATGAAGGAAGCAGAATATAATCTGCAGACTACCAATTGCAATACAATCCTCTTTGTGGATGAGATACATCGCTTCAATAAATCGCAGCAGGATGCTTTTTTGCATTATATCGAAAGTGGAGCAATTATTTTAATAGGAGCTACAACCGAGAATCCGTCTTTTGAAGTGATACCTGCTCTGCTCTCCCGCTGTCATGTGTTTGTGCTGGAGAAATTAAGTGATGAAGATATACTTGGCATTTTGCAGCAGGCGATCCAGCAGATACAAAAGCCGGTAAACCTTTGCGAAGATGCTCTTCCCTATCTGGCTCAGCATAGCGGAGGAGATGGTCGCAAAGCTTTGAATAACCTGGAAATGGTGGTTAATAACGCTGCTGCAGGAGAAGATCTTACAGTGAGCAGGATTGGTGAAATCCTGGCCCGGCAGATCATGTATTATGACAAAAACCGTGAGGAGCATTATAATATAATTTCTGCTTTGCATAAATCTCTGCGGGGTAGTGATGCTCAGGCTGGATTATACTGGCTGGCGCGGATGCTGGAAGCCGGGGAAGATCCGCTTTATGTAGCAAGGCGACTGGTGCGCTTCGCTTCAGAAGACGTGGGACTTGCTGACCCTCAGGCACTTATTCAGGCAATAGCGGTCAAAGAAGCAGTCCACTTTTTGGGTATGCCGGAAGCAAATACAGCCCTGGCGCAACTTGTGGTATATCTGGCGACAGCACCTAAGAGCAATGCCTTGTATGATGCCTATAAGCAGGCGA
This genomic interval from Candidatus Stygibacter australis contains the following:
- the rsmI gene encoding 16S rRNA (cytidine(1402)-2'-O)-methyltransferase, with the translated sequence MEIEKNIEFERPAIYVVATPIGNPDDITLRALNVLSSADLVICEERKVGSRLLRRYGFKQEMLEVNEHNEKTIVNEIIHKIISENLAVALISDAGTPLFADPGNTLIPVAYQSGIRIIPVPGASSIMAALMAAGITSASFLYYGFLPANRHSRVGAIRKLPNDLDIIILEAPYRLKPVLADLKKHLGGKRQAVLAWKLTYPEEQIIESDLENLVKIAEHLGKGEFVLILRAKRNR
- a CDS encoding replication-associated recombination protein A, translating into MNEQMDIFSEKHKPTNVPLAERVRPLSLAEIKGQNKLLEPGSLLRTMIEQDNYSSFIMWGPPGTGKTTLARLIQNLTKSRFVSFSAVLSSIKDVKNVMKEAEYNLQTTNCNTILFVDEIHRFNKSQQDAFLHYIESGAIILIGATTENPSFEVIPALLSRCHVFVLEKLSDEDILGILQQAIQQIQKPVNLCEDALPYLAQHSGGDGRKALNNLEMVVNNAAAGEDLTVSRIGEILARQIMYYDKNREEHYNIISALHKSLRGSDAQAGLYWLARMLEAGEDPLYVARRLVRFASEDVGLADPQALIQAIAVKEAVHFLGMPEANTALAQLVVYLATAPKSNALYDAYKQAKDDALKSSHLGVPMHIRNAPTKLMKDLDYGKNYHYDHLYENGYYYQKYFPDPMPEKKYYQPSNFGFEKEIRKRLDWWTRLKEKQLKDKKDKNT